The Pseudomonas sp. G2-4 genome window below encodes:
- a CDS encoding formate dehydrogenase beta subunit → MLTLYIPRDSVARAVGADKVADALVGEAERRQLPLTLRRTSSRGLYWLEPLVELESAGVRLGFGPVTAQDVPSLLDALAGDPSSHPLALGPVEEIPYLKSQQRLLFARAGITQPLSLDDYRAQGGFLGLARALQTDGADVVASVLDSGLRGRGGAAFPAGIKWRTVRDAVGAQKYIVCNADEGDSGTFADRMLMEGDPFLLIEGMIIAGTTVGATMGYIYVRSEYPDAISTLNEAMRIAREAGYLGVNVSGSGRAFDIDVRVGAGAYICGEETALLESLEGKRGTVRAKPPLPAIQGLFGLPTLVHNVVTLASVPVVLEKGAQFYRDFGMGRSLGTMPFQLAGNVRQGGLVERAFGLTLRELVEGYGGGTASGRPLKAAQVGGPLGAWVPPSQFDTPLDYEAFAAMGAMLGHGGVVVADDTLDMAHMARFALQFCAEESCGKCTPCRIGSTRGVEAVDRLMASTDAGAREEQVLLLKDLCDTLQYGSLCALGGMTSYPVASALKYFPADFGLATTEADQ, encoded by the coding sequence ATGCTGACGCTCTACATCCCTCGCGATTCGGTGGCCCGTGCCGTGGGCGCCGATAAGGTGGCTGATGCGCTGGTCGGTGAGGCCGAACGTCGGCAATTGCCGCTGACCCTGCGCCGCACCAGTTCCCGTGGCCTCTATTGGCTCGAACCGCTGGTGGAGCTGGAAAGCGCCGGCGTTCGGCTGGGTTTTGGCCCCGTCACGGCGCAAGACGTGCCGAGCCTGCTGGATGCGCTGGCAGGCGATCCCAGCAGCCATCCGCTGGCCTTGGGGCCGGTGGAAGAAATCCCCTATCTCAAGAGTCAGCAGCGCCTGCTGTTCGCCCGTGCCGGCATCACCCAGCCGCTGTCGCTGGACGATTACCGTGCCCAGGGTGGCTTCCTGGGACTGGCCCGGGCCCTCCAGACGGACGGCGCAGACGTGGTGGCCAGTGTGCTCGATTCCGGCTTGCGTGGCCGAGGTGGCGCGGCATTCCCGGCGGGCATCAAGTGGCGCACCGTTCGCGACGCGGTGGGCGCGCAGAAGTACATCGTGTGTAACGCCGACGAGGGCGACTCCGGCACCTTCGCCGACCGTATGCTGATGGAGGGCGATCCCTTCCTGCTGATCGAAGGCATGATCATCGCCGGCACCACCGTCGGCGCCACCATGGGCTACATCTACGTGCGTTCGGAATACCCGGACGCCATCAGCACCCTGAACGAGGCCATGCGCATCGCCCGTGAGGCCGGGTATTTGGGCGTGAATGTGAGCGGTAGCGGCCGGGCCTTCGATATTGATGTTCGCGTCGGCGCTGGCGCCTACATTTGCGGCGAAGAAACCGCACTGCTCGAGTCCCTCGAGGGCAAGCGCGGCACGGTTCGCGCCAAACCGCCGCTGCCCGCCATCCAGGGCCTGTTCGGGCTGCCGACGCTGGTCCACAACGTGGTGACCCTGGCCTCGGTGCCGGTGGTCCTGGAGAAGGGCGCGCAGTTCTACCGTGACTTTGGCATGGGCCGTTCCCTGGGCACGATGCCGTTTCAACTGGCCGGCAATGTGCGCCAGGGTGGCCTGGTGGAACGTGCCTTTGGCCTGACCCTGCGTGAACTGGTGGAAGGCTACGGCGGCGGGACCGCCAGCGGTCGACCGTTGAAGGCCGCCCAAGTGGGGGGGCCGTTGGGGGCCTGGGTTCCGCCCTCGCAATTCGACACACCGCTGGACTACGAGGCATTCGCGGCCATGGGCGCGATGCTCGGCCACGGTGGCGTGGTGGTTGCCGACGACACCCTGGACATGGCCCACATGGCGCGTTTCGCCTTGCAGTTCTGCGCCGAGGAATCGTGCGGCAAGTGCACGCCATGCCGGATCGGTTCTACCCGGGGTGTCGAAGCGGTGGACCGCTTGATGGCCAGCACCGATGCCGGTGCCCGTGAGGAACAGGTCCTGCTGCTCAAGGATCTGTGCGACACCCTGCAATACGGCTCGCTCTGCGCTCTCGGTGGGATGACGTCTTACCCTGTCGCCAGCGCCCTGAAGTATTTCCCCGCCGACTTCGGTCTGGCGACCACGGAGGCCGACCAATGA